The following proteins are co-located in the Ictalurus punctatus breed USDA103 chromosome 14, Coco_2.0, whole genome shotgun sequence genome:
- the rab8b gene encoding ras-related protein Rab-8B — protein sequence MAKTYDYLFKLLLIGDSGVGKTCLLFRFSEDAFNTTFISTIGIDFKIRTIELNGKKIKLQIWDTAGQERFRTITTAYYRGAMGIMLVYDITSEKSFENIKNWIRNIEEHASSDVERMILGNKCDMNDKRQVSKERGEKLAIDYGIKFLETSAKTSINVEEAFFTLARDIMARLNRKMNDGSNTDGGAPIKITEKRSKKHSLFRCTLI from the exons ATGGCTAAAACCTACGATTACCTCTTCAAGCTCTTGCTCATAGGAGACAGCGGAGTTGGAAAGACGTGTCTTCTGTTCCGCTTCAGCGAGGACGCGTTCAACACCACCTTCATCTCTACAATCG GAATTGACTTCAAAATCAGGACTATAGAGTTAAATGGAAAGAAAATCAAACTCCAGATATG GGACACAGCAGGACAGGAGAGATTTAGGACCATCACTACGGCATATTACAGAGGAGCAATG GGCATTATGTTAGTATATGATATCACTAGTGAAAAGTCCTTTGAAAACATCAAGAACTGGATTCGCAATATTGAGGAG CATGCATCATCAGATGTAGAGCGGATGATCCTTGGAAATAAATGTGACATGAACGACAAGAGACAGGTCTCTAAGGAGAGAGGGGAGAAG TTGGCAATAGATTATGGAATCAAGTTTTTAGAAACCAGTGCAAAAACTAGCATCAATGTGGAAGAGGCGTTTTTCACTCTAGCGAGAGACATTATGGCCAGACTCAACAGAAAAATG AATGATGGCAGCAATACAGATGGTGGAGCACCAATTAAGATCACAGAGAAACGTTCCAAGAAGCACAGCTTATTCAGATGCACACTCATATAA